DNA sequence from the Parasphaerochaeta coccoides DSM 17374 genome:
CGGCAAGGATGTTCCCCGTTGAACGGTAATTCTGTTCCAGCTTGATGATGCGGGTTCCAGGATACTTCTCAGGAAACGACAGGATGTTCTTTATCTCCGCGCCACGAAAACGGTAGATGGACTGGTCATCGTCGCCAACGACGCACAGGATGGTGTCCGACCCGACCAGCCGGGCAAGCAGTTCAAATTGAGCAGGGTTTGAGTCCTGGTATTCATCGACCAAGATGACACGGAAACGGTTTCTCATTTTGTCGGCTATGTCAGGATGAGCGTCCAGAAGCTCAATCGAACGTCCGATCAAGTCGGCGAAGTCAACATTGCCAATGGCGTGGAGCCGTCTCTGATATGCGTCGAACATTTCAGGGAGACGTTTGTCCTTGACAAAGCCCAAGGATGCTCCAGCGGTGATGCCCCGATCCTTTGCCGCGGCAATCTTCTTCATATAGGGGCTCAATTCTTTTTTCTTGAACTCCGGATAGGCACTGGCAAGGAGTGACAGGGAATCTTCGTCATCATAGATGGTAAAACCAGAATTTAGTCCCAACAGCTCCCCGTGACGGCGGAGAAACCACGCGCCAAAAGAGTGAAAGGTGCGAATCATGAAATCTTGGGGATTTGCGTCAGGAACCATGGCGAGCACCCTGTCCCTCATCTCTCCCGCCGCTTTGTTGGTGAACGTGACGGCCAGAATCTTCCATGGAGCTATGCCCAACGCACGGATGCACCAGGCTATCTTCGTGGTGATGACACGGGTCTTGCCGCTGCCGGCTCCAGCCAAGACGAGCAAAGGAGCTGAATTTTCCAGCACTGCTTCGCGCTGCGGCTCATTCAATCCTGCAAGGAGTTCATCGGGACTGCCGCTGCCACCATTTTCAGGCAAAAAACTCATTGTGCCCTCCCGGAAACGGGAACAGCCTCAAGGTCAAGGCCGTTGCGCCGGGTGATGCCGCACTTCACCATGGTTCCGGGAACCATGTCCCTCCCCATGACGACGGTCAGTCCGTCTACGTCCGGAGCCTGGGCGTACATCCTTCCAATGTACAGATCCTCGCCTTCAACCTTCTCTTCCAGAAGGACATCATGCACAGTTCCGACAAAACGCTCAAGTCGGGTAAAGGTAATCTCCTCCTGGAGGGCGATTAGTTCCTGCTGCCATAGCGCGGCCTGCTTGACTGCCTTGCGGTGGGCGGTCTCTCCACGCATGTCCCACGCGGAGGTTCCTTCCTCACGGGAATAGATGAAGGAACCCACCCAGTCAAGCCGGGCGTCCTTAAGGAAGTCCAGCAGGACATCAAACTCGGCGCGGTTTTCTCCGGGGAAGCCCAGCATGAAGGTGCTGCGGAACACTGCCTGCGGGATACGACTCCTGATGGAGTCAATCAACGCAAGATACGATTCCGGCGTCCCTGCCCGTCCCATGGCTCTCAGCACAGGAACGGCGGCATGCTGGAAAGGCAGGTCGAAGTACGGCAGTATCTTTCCTTCCGACGCAGCTATGATGTCGGTAAGTCGACGTGGATAAGCATCGGGATATATATAGAGAAGGCGCACGAAAAAATTGCCTGGCACGGCAGCAATGGATTCCACAAGGTCACAAAAACGTGATTTTCCGCCATTATCCACGCCGAAGGATGCCAAATCCTGGGCTATCAGGTTAATCTCCCGCACCCCGTCTGATATCAAGGAACGAGTCTCCGCCAAGACATCCTCCATGCTCCGGGATACCAGGGGCCCCCGGATGCCAGGAATGGCGCAGAAGGCACAGGTGTGGTTGCATCCCTCGCTAATCTTCACGTAAGAGGAACCAGGATAGCCAAGACGATCCATGCGCTCGACGAACTCATGTCCCTGTGACGCGTGGTCGGGAATCCGCACCGGCCTGGCGCCGTCAAGTACGGAACGGACAAACGGCAGAACCTGGGTAAGGTCGCGGTTTCCAAAGATGCCATCAGCCTCAGGCAAGTCGGCGGCAAGGCTGTCAGCGTACCTTTGGGCAAGGCAGCCGGTCATGACAACCTTGGCATCCGGGCAGCGAGCTTTCAAGCTGAAGAAAGCGTCAATGCTTTCCTTGCGTGCCGCTTCAATGAATGAACATGTGTTCACCACCACCAGCTCAGCATTGGCGGCATCATCCACACGACTCCAACCATCGCTTTCCAGATATCCCAGCATTGTTTCCGCGTCTACTTGGTTCTTGGCACAACCCAGGTTCTCGATGTATACTTTTTTCTTCCGGTCTTCCCCGGAAATGAGTGACTGCATGCGCGCCTCCGGCAAGAGCAAGTCTTGTGCAACCTGCTCTCTCCTGTCAAGGGGAAGCGGTAAAATTATCAAACTTGCATTGCAATCATGATTTGGTATAGTATTGCCTAACATTGTATTGGATTATGGACAGACGCGCATTGACGTCCTTCCTTATCCAGCACCTTTTTAATTTTCACGAGGTACTTGATGACCAAATACATCATACGACGACTGATCGGGATTATTCCGACTCTTTTCATTATTGTGACGCTGAGCTTCTTCATTGTCCGCATCGCCCCCGGAGGTCCCTTTGATGGGGAAAGAGCCATGCCGGAGACGGTCAAGCGCAACATTGAAGCGAAGTATCACCTGGACGAACCTTTGCTTATGCAATATGGCCGTTATCTTTTTGATGTCTTCCGCGGCGATCTGGGACCTTCCTATAAATACAAGGATCATGACGTGAACTATTTCATTGCCATGAGTTTGCCTAATTCCATCATCCTGGGTGTCGTGGCTCTCAGCCTGGCCCTTATATTCGGCATTTCCCTGGGTACTTTGGCGGCGGTACGGCAGAACTCATGGATGGATTATGGCTCCATGGGGCTTGCGGTCATAGGTATATCCGTGCCGCTGTTTGTCATAGGTCCGATATTACAGTATGTATTCGCCATGAAGCTCAGATGGCTGCCGACCAGCGGTTGGTTCGCCGCCGGGGACTCATGGAAAACAATCATCCTCCCCGCCATAGCCCTTTCCTTCTCCTATTTCGCCGATGTCGCCCGCCTGACCCGTTCCAGCATGCTGGAGACGCTGCGCAGTGATTACATACGCACGGCCAAGGCAAAGGGGATGCGCAACTCGGTCATTGTAGCCAAACATGCCATGAAGGGAGCCATGCTCCCGATTGTCAGCTATCTCGGCCCCGCCTTCGCGGGCATCATCACAGGTTCCATTGTCATTGAACAGGTCTTCCGCATACCCGGACTCGGACGGTTCTTCGTCCAGAGCTCCTTCAACCGCGACTATACGCTGATTGTCGGTGTCGTCATTGTCTACTCGGTCATCCTGGTAATCATGAACTTCCTGGTGGACATTGCCTACGCACAGCTCGACCCGCGTATCTCGTATAAATAAGGAGCAATACAGACATGTCAATCAGCAATGTATTCAAAAACATAGTCAGAAGCTTTTCCCACCGTTCCGGCGAAGACGCTGTGAATGAATTCGACCAAGTGGTCATGGGAAACAGCCTGACCAAGGACGCATGGCGCCGCCTGAAGAAAAACAAAATGGCAGTCATCGGTCTGGTCGTCATATCGCTCTACGCCCTGATTACCATTTTTGCCGATTTTCTTCCCTTTTATCCGTCTGATGAAATCATCCTTGAGCATCAGCATCTTCCTCCTACTCTCTCCCACACCGCCGGAGACCTCATGATGGAGAAGAAGTTGAAGGAAGTGTATTTCATGGCATGGAAGGACGGGCGGCTGGTCGTGACCGATGAGGAAAGCGCCCAAATCCGCGCATGGATTGATGCGAATGATACAAATAAAGTCTGGAACTTCAGTTATGCGGAAGGAGAACGCCAACGCGCGGCAGGAACCTTTGAGTTCAACAACAGCGAAAGACAGTCTCTGGAACGCCTCCAGACTCAGATTGATACCGACTTGCAGGTCAGGGTGGAGAAAATCTGGTGGAAGGATCCCGCGACAGGCAAGCTTCATGACATCCAGGGCATGAGTCTTGCGGAGATGATTGGAATTTACGCTGACCTGCTCAAGGTTGATGACAAGCTTATCGTGGCTCAGCTGGAAAGCGAAATCCGCGCCCAGCTGATCAATGTAATCAAGACAGACTCCCCCGACCTGACAAACGAAGAATATGAGATTCTCGTTGACACGGAACTTGATGTACGGAGTGAACGGGAACTGACCCAGATGGAGAAGGACAACATCTACGGCAAGCTCAAGACGCAGAGCCTCCGCTATGCGCAGAACCAACTGAAAACCATTGTCCTTGACCCCGAAGTCGTCTTTCCCCTGACAGAAAGGTTTGATGTCTCATCCTTCCTCACTGCCGAGGTGGTGGCATCCAAGAAACATGAACGAAAATATGTCTTCGGTACAGACCACCAGGGACGCGACCTGTTGAGCCGCATTGTGTACGGTGGGCGCGTGTCAATCGCCATTGGGTTGGTCGGAACCTTTACCAGCGTGCTGATCGGCATCATAGTCGGGGCACTGGCCGGGTATCTCGGCGGCAAGGTAGACTATTTCCTGATGCGTTTCGTTGACATCATGTATGGACTGCCCTATATGCTGCTGGTCATCATCTTCATGGCAATCTTCGGACGCAACACGATGAACCTTTTCGTTGCCCTCGCCCTTGTCAGCTGGCTGACCATTGCCCGCATGGTACGCGGACAAATCATGAGTTTGAAGAATCAGGAATTCATAGAAGCGGCTCGTTCCATGGGGGCTTCAACCTTGAGAATCATCTTCTATCATCTTATACCTAATTCCTTGAGTGTCATCATTGTCTATTCCACGTTGAGAATCCCCGCGTTTGTCATGCAGGAGTCCTTCCTTTCCTTCCTTGGACTAGGAATCCAGGCACCTGCGTCATCATGGGGTTCCCTCTTGGGAGATGCCGTGAACGGCATGACCTTATACCCGTGGAAAATGATTTTCCCTGCCATTGCAATGACCCTGTTCCTCTTTATGATGAACTTCCTGGGCGATGGACTGAGGGATGCCTTTGATCCACAGAGCAAGAACCAGCTATAGGAGAACGCCATGAACATTAAGAAAGAAAACACGGAAAAAACGGCGCACCTCCTTGAAGTCAAGGACTTGCGGACATACTTCCTGACTGATGCCGGCATAGTGAAAGCGGTTGACGGCATCTCATTCACCGTTGATGAAGGTGAGACTCTCGCCCTGGTCGGTGAGTCAGGCTGCGGAAAGAGCGTCACGAACCTGTCCATCATGCGTCTGGTTCCTTCTCCTCCAGGGAAAATCGTCGGTGGTGAGGTTCTGTTCGAGGGTAAGGACATACTCAAGCTTTCCGAAGGGGAACTGAGGGGAATCCGGGGAAACAAGATATCAATGATATTCCAGGACCCGATGACCAGCCTCAATCCGTTCCTGCGCATCTCGACGCAAATGACCGAGACAATTCTTCTTCACAACAAGGACATCACCAAGAAAGCGGCCTTACAGAAATCCATAGAAATGTTGCAGCTGGTCGGCATCCCTTCCCCTGAGAAGCGTATCCGCAACTATCCCCATCAGTTCTCCGGAGGCATGCGCCAGCGGGTCATGATTGCCATGGCTCTCTCCTGCAATGCGCAGCTCCTGATAGCTGACGAGCCGACCACCGCCCTGGACGTGACCATCCAGGCACAGATACTTGAGCTGATCAAGTCCCTGAGCACCAAGCTGAGGACAGCAGTAATTCTCATCACCCATGACCTGGGAGTCGTTGCGGGCATGTGCGATGTAGTGTGCGTCATGTATGCCGGGCGCATTGTGGAAAAGGCCATGACCGACGACCTGTACGCCAATCCCGCCCACCCGTATACGGAAGGACTGATAAACTCCGTCCCCCGGATGGATCTGAGGGGAAAAGATGAGCGCCTGTTCTCCATTGAAGGACAGCCGCCGAATGTCATTGACCTTCCTCCCTGCTGCCCCTTCCATCCCCGCTGTCACAAGGCGATGGATGTGTGCAAGCATGTCTATCCGCCTGCCGTCACGGTCGGTACGGGTCATGAGACAGCATGCTGGCTCTACAACGATGAACAGACAGTCGCCGATGCTCTCGCCAAAGTAGCTGAAACGGCTGAAATGGCGAAATCAACGCAGGAGACACCCCGATGAATGATACAGATAAAAAAAATGCCGACAGACAACCCCTGCTCATGGTCAGGGATTTGGTTCAGCATTTCCCCATAACATCCGGCGGAGTGATCACCCGGAGGACAGGAGCCATCCGTGCCGTCGATGGTATTTCATTTGATGTCTATTCCGGAGAAACCCTGGGCATTGTTGGAGAGTCCGGCTGCGGGAAGTCAACCACTGTCCGTTCCATCTCCCAGCTCCACAAGCCCACATCCGGCTCGGTCGTCTTTGACGGCATGGAACTGACGACGGCGGACAAACGCCAGATGATGAAGGCGCGGCGCGAGATGCAGATGATATTCCAGGATCCTTTCGCATCCCTCGATCCCCGCATGACCGTCCGTTCAATCATTGCCGAACCTATGAACATCCATATGCGCTATCTGGAAGATGGTCATAAGGCGGACGCGCTGGACACGGAAAAGCGCGTCGAGGAATTGATGGAACGGGTGGGATTGAACAAAACCTTCAAGAACCGCTATCCCCATGAGTTCTCCGGTGGACAACGCCAGCGCATTGGCATTGCACGCGCCCTTGCCCTGAACCCCAAGATTATCCTTGCCGACGAACCGGTCTCGGCGCTGGATGTCTCAATCCAAGCCCAGATACTCAACCTTCTGACCGACCTCCAGCATGAGCTTGGCCTTACCTACATTTTCATTGCCCATGACCTGGCGGTCATCAAGCATATAAGCACCCGTGTCGCAGTCATGTATTTGGGCAAGATTGTGGAAATCTCTCCGTCCAGTTCCCTGTATGAGAAGCCTCTGCATCCGTATACCCAAGCTCTGCTGTCCGCCGCGCCAATCCCTGACCCAAAGGTCGAGAGAACCCGCCAGAGAATCATCTTGACAGGTGATGTCCCCTCTCCTGACAAAGAGCGGTTCGGTTGCTATTTCTTCGACCGTTGCCCCAAGAAGATGCCGTGGTGTTCCTGCCACATCCCGCAGATGTTCCCTGTCACTGAAAAGCATGAGGTAGCCTGCTGGCTCTACGACAAGGAAGACAGGTCGGCATATTCAGAGGCGCAGGCCAAGCGTCATGCGCTGGAGCTTGAAATGGAAAAGACAGCTCAAGCACTAGGCACAACAGCAAAGAAATAATCAGATCACTGACGTGATTAATGACCTTGCTTCCGGTCACGACCTACCCTCAGATGTCTCTGAGGGTAGTTTGTGTTTC
Encoded proteins:
- the rimO gene encoding 30S ribosomal protein S12 methylthiotransferase RimO, coding for MQSLISGEDRKKKVYIENLGCAKNQVDAETMLGYLESDGWSRVDDAANAELVVVNTCSFIEAARKESIDAFFSLKARCPDAKVVMTGCLAQRYADSLAADLPEADGIFGNRDLTQVLPFVRSVLDGARPVRIPDHASQGHEFVERMDRLGYPGSSYVKISEGCNHTCAFCAIPGIRGPLVSRSMEDVLAETRSLISDGVREINLIAQDLASFGVDNGGKSRFCDLVESIAAVPGNFFVRLLYIYPDAYPRRLTDIIAASEGKILPYFDLPFQHAAVPVLRAMGRAGTPESYLALIDSIRSRIPQAVFRSTFMLGFPGENRAEFDVLLDFLKDARLDWVGSFIYSREEGTSAWDMRGETAHRKAVKQAALWQQELIALQEEITFTRLERFVGTVHDVLLEEKVEGEDLYIGRMYAQAPDVDGLTVVMGRDMVPGTMVKCGITRRNGLDLEAVPVSGRAQ
- the oppB gene encoding oligopeptide ABC transporter permease OppB, which codes for MTKYIIRRLIGIIPTLFIIVTLSFFIVRIAPGGPFDGERAMPETVKRNIEAKYHLDEPLLMQYGRYLFDVFRGDLGPSYKYKDHDVNYFIAMSLPNSIILGVVALSLALIFGISLGTLAAVRQNSWMDYGSMGLAVIGISVPLFVIGPILQYVFAMKLRWLPTSGWFAAGDSWKTIILPAIALSFSYFADVARLTRSSMLETLRSDYIRTAKAKGMRNSVIVAKHAMKGAMLPIVSYLGPAFAGIITGSIVIEQVFRIPGLGRFFVQSSFNRDYTLIVGVVIVYSVILVIMNFLVDIAYAQLDPRISYK
- a CDS encoding ABC transporter ATP-binding protein, yielding MNIKKENTEKTAHLLEVKDLRTYFLTDAGIVKAVDGISFTVDEGETLALVGESGCGKSVTNLSIMRLVPSPPGKIVGGEVLFEGKDILKLSEGELRGIRGNKISMIFQDPMTSLNPFLRISTQMTETILLHNKDITKKAALQKSIEMLQLVGIPSPEKRIRNYPHQFSGGMRQRVMIAMALSCNAQLLIADEPTTALDVTIQAQILELIKSLSTKLRTAVILITHDLGVVAGMCDVVCVMYAGRIVEKAMTDDLYANPAHPYTEGLINSVPRMDLRGKDERLFSIEGQPPNVIDLPPCCPFHPRCHKAMDVCKHVYPPAVTVGTGHETACWLYNDEQTVADALAKVAETAEMAKSTQETPR
- a CDS encoding ABC transporter ATP-binding protein, producing MNDTDKKNADRQPLLMVRDLVQHFPITSGGVITRRTGAIRAVDGISFDVYSGETLGIVGESGCGKSTTVRSISQLHKPTSGSVVFDGMELTTADKRQMMKARREMQMIFQDPFASLDPRMTVRSIIAEPMNIHMRYLEDGHKADALDTEKRVEELMERVGLNKTFKNRYPHEFSGGQRQRIGIARALALNPKIILADEPVSALDVSIQAQILNLLTDLQHELGLTYIFIAHDLAVIKHISTRVAVMYLGKIVEISPSSSLYEKPLHPYTQALLSAAPIPDPKVERTRQRIILTGDVPSPDKERFGCYFFDRCPKKMPWCSCHIPQMFPVTEKHEVACWLYDKEDRSAYSEAQAKRHALELEMEKTAQALGTTAKK